One region of Demequina sp. TMPB413 genomic DNA includes:
- a CDS encoding APC family permease translates to MADTEYREGSLSLRGAVAMGTGVMVGAGIFALTGQVADLAGPLFPLALLAAAGVAGLGSYSYIKVTRAHPSAGGIAMILNQAYGRSTITAGSAMLMALSMVLNEALVARTFGTYLLEPFGWGSRWLVSGLALFIIVVAVAINLARNENIGWFQTAGAVIKVGGIGVLAIAAMIASGGGYEAASEDFAPESGILGFVAAAGLGVLAYKGFTTITNDGAELKDPARNVGRAIVWSLAICAAVYLIVAVGAGSTLTVQEIVAAQDYALAEAARPALGSAGVIATVVVAVVACATGLVASMYAVSRMLTMVTDMKMIPHRHFGMPGKVRHHLLVYLGVVAAVLAVSLDLSQIAAVGIVFYLVMDVVIHWGVLTRLREDVGARRWVVISAIAADAVVLVAFMAARGAGQPWVIVGAVVAVAVVYALEAWYLRTHPDED, encoded by the coding sequence ATGGCTGACACCGAATACCGCGAGGGATCTCTGTCACTTCGAGGCGCCGTCGCCATGGGCACAGGCGTCATGGTGGGGGCTGGGATCTTCGCCCTCACGGGGCAAGTGGCCGACCTTGCCGGGCCGCTGTTCCCCCTCGCGCTCCTGGCCGCCGCCGGCGTGGCCGGCCTCGGCTCCTACTCGTACATCAAGGTGACCCGAGCCCACCCGTCGGCCGGTGGCATCGCCATGATTCTGAACCAGGCGTACGGGCGCTCCACCATCACGGCTGGCTCGGCCATGCTCATGGCTCTCTCGATGGTGCTCAACGAGGCGCTTGTGGCGCGCACCTTTGGTACCTATCTGCTCGAACCCTTCGGGTGGGGTTCGAGGTGGCTCGTATCGGGCCTCGCGCTGTTCATCATCGTGGTGGCCGTCGCTATCAACCTGGCGCGCAACGAGAACATCGGTTGGTTTCAGACGGCCGGCGCCGTCATCAAGGTGGGCGGCATCGGCGTGCTGGCCATCGCCGCGATGATCGCGTCTGGCGGGGGATACGAGGCGGCCTCTGAGGATTTCGCTCCCGAGTCGGGGATTCTCGGATTCGTCGCCGCCGCTGGCCTGGGCGTGCTGGCTTATAAGGGCTTCACCACGATCACCAACGACGGCGCAGAGCTCAAAGACCCGGCCCGCAACGTGGGCCGCGCGATCGTCTGGTCGCTGGCCATCTGTGCGGCCGTCTACCTGATCGTCGCCGTCGGTGCGGGGTCCACCCTCACCGTCCAGGAGATCGTGGCCGCGCAGGACTATGCGCTCGCCGAGGCGGCACGGCCGGCGCTCGGTAGCGCGGGTGTGATCGCGACCGTCGTGGTGGCAGTGGTCGCCTGCGCGACCGGGCTGGTGGCCTCGATGTATGCGGTCTCGCGCATGCTCACCATGGTCACCGACATGAAGATGATCCCTCATCGCCACTTTGGGATGCCTGGCAAGGTGCGTCACCACCTGCTCGTGTACTTGGGCGTGGTCGCTGCGGTCCTCGCGGTGAGCCTCGACCTGTCGCAGATCGCCGCCGTCGGCATCGTGTTCTACCTAGTGATGGATGTGGTGATCCACTGGGGCGTGTTGACGCGGCTCCGTGAGGATGTGGGCGCGCGGCGATGGGTGGTCATCTCCGCGATCGCGGCCGACGCTGTGGTCTTGGTGGCATTCATGGCGGCACGGGGCGCCGGGCAACCGTGGGTCATCGTGGGCGCGGTGGTGGCCGTCGCGGTGGTGTACGCGCTCGAGGCGTGGTACCTCAGGACACATCCTGACGAGGACTGA
- a CDS encoding DUF433 domain-containing protein encodes MMAIPEQLSTPLYTLTEAARLVGIPPATLRSWARGRDFPTASGEIRHSDALVTDAGAGPAGFATMPFVGLAEAAFLAAVKATGVPMQRIRPALEKLRDEMGVEHALASQMLYTDGAELLRSVGPASGATDRELELVVVRTDQGVFTPVVRNFLNHVRFGPSGYAESIRLPKYGEAEVIVDPRFGFGQPVLERNGVRVEDVLDRFHAGESMDVIADDFNMPQRTVEQLIRASLPIAA; translated from the coding sequence ATGATGGCGATTCCAGAACAGTTGTCGACGCCTCTGTACACACTTACCGAGGCGGCACGCCTCGTGGGCATCCCGCCCGCGACGTTGCGGTCGTGGGCGCGAGGGCGCGACTTTCCCACGGCTTCGGGGGAGATACGCCACTCTGACGCGCTCGTGACGGATGCCGGCGCAGGCCCGGCAGGCTTCGCCACCATGCCTTTCGTAGGCCTCGCCGAAGCGGCCTTCCTTGCCGCCGTCAAAGCCACTGGCGTACCGATGCAGCGCATCCGTCCCGCACTTGAGAAGTTGCGAGATGAGATGGGAGTCGAGCACGCGCTCGCGAGCCAGATGCTCTATACGGACGGCGCCGAACTGCTACGAAGCGTCGGTCCCGCCTCGGGCGCTACTGATCGCGAGCTCGAACTCGTAGTCGTGAGGACCGACCAAGGAGTATTCACCCCCGTGGTCCGCAACTTCCTCAACCACGTCCGATTCGGCCCGTCGGGATACGCAGAGTCAATCAGGCTGCCCAAGTATGGGGAGGCCGAAGTCATAGTCGATCCACGGTTTGGTTTTGGTCAGCCAGTGCTAGAACGCAACGGTGTGCGCGTCGAGGACGTCCTCGATCGATTCCACGCCGGAGAATCCATGGACGTCATCGCAGATGACTTCAACATGCCCCAGAGAACCGTCGAGCAACTGATTCGAGCGAGTTTGCCGATTGCCGCATAG
- a CDS encoding type II toxin-antitoxin system HipA family toxin, with the protein MAHHLNVELYGAVIGAAVQDDFGRLSFAYDSDYAADASRPPLSLSMPVSRARFRGKSVSPFMWGLLPDSNEVRSRWATEFGVSAQNPFALLVHMGLDCAGGARFVPEGISARTVQVRALVDADIGVRLSELRSETSEWAVSGERWSLAGAQSKFTLTRQPDGRWAEVRGDAPSTHIVKPGIGEYPYQALVEHLSMQTARAVGLRAAKTEYREFDGEPALVVTRFDRRRARDGSIVRVHQEDMCQALAVYPRKKYEASGGPSAADIARLLRDNCTDGEADVWEFAQALVFNYLIGAPDAHAKNYSIMHAPGLTRITPLYDVASALPYDAAAGSEINQAAMSLGGKRVFGSVHGRHWDRLAKGMGVDTERLRDEVRRQAETIPVAFSQQLDATGATDLSKRLMPRLEHLCAATVTQLRD; encoded by the coding sequence GTGGCACACCACCTCAATGTCGAACTGTATGGAGCGGTGATCGGTGCCGCGGTCCAGGACGACTTCGGCCGTCTCTCATTCGCCTATGACTCCGACTACGCCGCAGACGCGAGCCGGCCGCCGCTCTCGCTATCGATGCCCGTCAGTCGGGCCCGATTTCGAGGAAAGAGTGTCTCCCCGTTCATGTGGGGGTTACTGCCGGACAGCAATGAGGTTCGCTCGCGATGGGCGACTGAGTTCGGAGTCTCCGCGCAGAATCCCTTTGCGTTGCTCGTGCATATGGGGCTTGACTGCGCTGGTGGTGCACGCTTCGTGCCGGAGGGCATATCCGCTCGAACCGTGCAGGTGCGCGCGCTTGTAGATGCAGACATCGGTGTAAGACTGAGTGAACTGCGTAGCGAGACCTCCGAGTGGGCCGTCTCTGGTGAGCGGTGGTCCCTCGCGGGCGCGCAGAGCAAGTTCACCCTCACGCGCCAGCCAGATGGGCGTTGGGCTGAGGTGCGAGGCGATGCCCCGTCAACGCACATCGTGAAGCCCGGTATCGGCGAGTATCCGTATCAGGCGTTAGTGGAGCACCTGTCCATGCAGACGGCCCGCGCGGTGGGATTGCGCGCTGCCAAGACCGAGTATCGCGAGTTTGACGGCGAGCCCGCACTCGTGGTGACGCGCTTTGACCGTCGGCGTGCGCGCGACGGCAGCATCGTGCGTGTCCACCAAGAGGACATGTGTCAGGCGCTCGCGGTGTATCCGCGCAAGAAGTACGAGGCAAGCGGCGGCCCCTCGGCCGCCGACATCGCCCGCCTGCTGCGCGACAACTGCACCGATGGCGAGGCGGACGTGTGGGAGTTCGCGCAGGCGTTGGTGTTCAACTATCTCATCGGGGCGCCAGACGCCCATGCGAAGAACTACTCGATCATGCACGCGCCGGGTCTGACGCGCATCACGCCGCTCTACGACGTGGCATCCGCGTTGCCGTACGACGCCGCCGCCGGCTCAGAAATCAACCAGGCAGCCATGTCGCTAGGCGGGAAACGGGTGTTCGGCTCCGTCCACGGAAGGCATTGGGATCGGCTTGCGAAGGGCATGGGTGTGGACACGGAACGTCTCCGCGACGAGGTGCGTCGCCAGGCCGAGACTATCCCCGTGGCCTTCTCGCAGCAGCTGGACGCTACGGGCGCGACAGACCTCAGCAAGCGCCTCATGCCCAGGCTCGAGCACCTGTGCGCGGCGACGGTCACACAGTTGCGTGACTAG
- a CDS encoding helix-turn-helix domain-containing protein produces MRGIGTLHAFGAALRAERESQGLTQKALAEKAGLSRATVVALESGARIDATTLIAAAKALDLEISLNSRRSRGSDLPEQSTRAGFDPSILEGTEEL; encoded by the coding sequence ATGCGAGGAATCGGAACACTTCACGCCTTCGGCGCCGCGTTGCGCGCGGAGCGCGAGAGCCAGGGTCTGACTCAGAAGGCGCTCGCGGAAAAAGCGGGGCTCAGTAGGGCGACTGTCGTTGCGCTCGAGTCTGGAGCGCGGATCGATGCGACCACACTCATCGCAGCGGCCAAGGCTCTCGACCTCGAAATCTCATTGAACTCGAGGCGTTCGCGTGGGAGCGACTTGCCTGAGCAGAGCACGCGCGCAGGATTCGATCCTTCGATACTCGAAGGAACTGAGGAACTGTAG